The genomic DNA TCCTGCTCATCTTTCAATATCTTTCACTCATTGCGTTAAATAGATGACCTCAAACGGCTCCTTATTTCCTGATGCTGTGCTTTAACATGTTGAACACGTGTCACATACGTGGACATACAATAAATAGTGAACAGCCGGTTCGAAGAGGCTGAGGAGGACGAGAAAGCATGGCCACTTAATTACTCACACCAACGCCAAAACCTAAAATCATCATTTCCTCCTAAATCACAACCACATTTACATCAGAATCTTTTACGCTGCTCACAACCAGACATGCGTGGCCTAAAACATGGCCTGTAAATTTGCTCTGAATTATTGAAACCTTCAGACTCCTCTCTCATTTATGCGTGGAGCAcagcacacatatatatatatcaaaaaaaagcatataatgTTTGATAACGGCATGAAAAACTAACAATCATTCAAGAACCAGTTCGGGAAAAAATCAAAGTCAGCGATGTGACACTAAAGCCGACGTGCATCCAAGCGTCTATGAGAATCACATGGACAATTTGGATTATTTCGATACAAACCTTTTTGATAAGTGCTTTGAATTGCAGCCTGCTACCTCCACTGTAACGTCTATACtgtcagtatagtatataaACTCAGTATCAGCACACAGCAGTTACAGTATATCCTCCTATAGAACAGGAGGTGAGGAGGTGAACAATAGACTGAATGATAGAAAGACAGTAGTAGTGGCCGACTGGATCCAGATCTTTCTTCTCAACGCAAAGATGCTTTCCATTGTTTCAAAAAGCCTAAAGACTTttacatgcatatacatatatatatatatatatatatatatatatatatatatatatatatacccaaaaaatatacagtagacattactgtgcaaaagtctcagggcaccaccagctctgttgtttctATGTCTGTCGAATTCTGAGTGAAATAATGTGTCTCATATATTAGCAAACAATGAGTTTAACttgtacaacatgtgtatgtgatgctCAGGCacgtcttgaataaacctggggTAATTgatcacagcagatatttctgtACAAGAAATAgtcggacaaacacaggttttaccactAACGTTAATTAGGGATCCACTCCAGTTTTGAGAGTTTTGACAAGTTCGTGCTATTCACTTTAACTTGAACACTTGAACAATTGAAcaatagctgttttttttcctaagaaattgttatttattagtTATTTCTTCTCCCGGGCATCTTTTTGATATATCGTTTCATGGACTTCTCCCCTCATTGTGGATTTCCCTCTCATTTATTCctatttattcttatttctaaattgcattttagtcattttaaatgattgttaGTGTTTTTAAGCTGCcaataaatgtatgtgtgcagttttttttattctgaaagtGCATACATTTCCATATCTTTTAAAACTAAtcgacttttgcacagtactgtataccTCCAAATTCAAAAAGGAACAATGTGCccatttcatgtttttggtAGTATGGTGATTCTgttatataatatactatatttCCATGTGTGTATATGAAACAAACGTTTAATAAAAATTAGACATTACACACAAAGTAGACCATATattcacaaacaaaaagtaTAAATTAGAAGGGAACATTGAAAGATAACACATCCAATGCAAAAGATCGCGCACTACGTTAGTTTGAAATCCATGGcataaaaaacatcacaacagtgACAGTCGCAAATCATATCTTGCtattcatttgttaaaaaaaaaaaaaaaaaggtttacagTTCACTGAAAAAGTCCaatgaaaaatataatgtaCAAAATATCTACTGTTCGTATGTGTGCCATGTTTCTATTGTGATAGCTCAAAATTTCATACAACGTTATCCATGCGCCGTTATTTCAGGTTCCTCTAACTACAGAGTTCAAGACAAATCTCGAAAAAGTATTCGTTTTTATGAATAATATGTGTTGTTGACAGTGATAACATTTCATTTGAACGTACAGGCACGTTTGTCTGTTCTTGGCTGAGTTTATATCAATGTCATCTGCCTAAAATGACTCGTACCCTTGGACTCTTTGTGAAGATACCCACATTACTGGATTCTTAAGAGCTGAAAAACTGCAGCACTTGACTTGAGCTTCTTAATTCATTAATAgtgatgtattttttaaaagtatTAGAGCTGAGTGACAATAATTGTCATGGTGTAATTTTCTTCAGTATCAGTATAACAAAGATTCAGTGGATATCGATGCGTTTATGCACAGTTTgggaaaaacaagtgtttttcattttccaccAACAAAGTTCAAGACCACAATTAACTTGTTTCTTTTCCTCATCGCATCTCagatattaataattataaaaatagaCAAACAATGTACTTTATACATCCATATTAAAGCTTCAATTGTTTCAATTGTCTGATGTCCCGCTTGAAAAAAACTGGACGTAATGTATCGATCATGACAAAGActtatataaaacatatacaacTCGGATTTCTTAAACCTCCTCATGGCTTCGCTGAGTTGCAACAGCAAGTCATATCATGACAGTTCAAAGCAAGCCCCCAAGTCAAAGGTCAAAAGACTTTGCACTGGTTTATGCTGAACATGCGTCTCCTGGCCTGCTTCCTGACATGGTTGACAGCCATCCGCACAGCGTACTCAAACACCTGCTGCACACCTCGGTTGCTCAAGGAGGAGCACTCCAGATATCCTTTAGCATGGAGTTCCTGAGCCACACGTCTGCCCTCAGCAGCAGAGATGCAGCTTCCCCGATAAGCCCCCACTTCCCGCAGGTCCGTTTGGGTGGCCACGACCAACACTGGCACCTTGGGCAGGTTCTCCCGAACCTCGGCGATCCACTTGTGCTGAGCGCTGGCCAGAGAATTAGGGTTGGCCACAGAGTAGCAGATGAGGACGATGTCGGCCTGCTGGTACGATCTTGGCCGGATTTGTCTGAAGTTGTCGTTACCTGCTGTGTCCCACAGCCCCAGGCTGATCTGAACGCCGTCCATGTACACCTCCACTCCTGTGTTGTCAAACACCGTAGGCTTGTAGGAGTCTGGGAAGGTCTCTGAGGTGAAGCGGACCAGCAGGGCTGTCTTTCCTACTGCGCTGTCTCCGACCAGGACACACTTCACCGCCATCTCTTCTATGCCATTCATGTTTGCCATTGGTAAACTGTAGACGTGATTATTCGATGAAAGTCTTACTGTACGTTGTTGACGCGGAGAGACACCGGATTAACAGGGGAGTCAAAACCAGCACTGACTCTGTGTTTGCTGTTCTTCCATGTTCTGGTGGTAATTGTGGTAATTACATTCCTGCAGATAAAGAGtcattcagcttcttaaactgAACTACAATGTCCTTAAACATCTAACGTacacaatgaaaatgtgcaGTTCTCCAGCAGTGGGGTTCATACACTCTTCACAGTAGGCTCGCTCGGCTCACTGCACTTTGCGACGCAATCGTGACGGTGGTCATGTTTTGCTCCTTCTCTCTGTTGATCTTCAATACTGACATTCTGTCCGGTCTGGTCTCACCTCCCACCATCCAAGAAGTAAATCTGTTTCCAAAAGATAGGCAAAGGAAGAAGATGTTGGATGGTTAAAaccattatttattatatgtttCTCCAGTTGACAGTAGaactgaacgattttgaataaacatctatttgtgattattttgacagcaATTGCAATAAGATTCGCggtatcagagggaatggtcatttttacatcattattctcattttcattcgaaaaaaaacatatttaaaaggattACTGTGTGGTATACTGTGTGAAACAAAGATGTCCTCTTctgtctgtagaataagatgtgtatcgATCACGCCGTAATTAATATAAAAGGATATttagacacacattttggctttaacaaatattgcgcctcctgcgatttgaaaatggCAGCAGGCTgtattgcgatttcgataaaatttcgattaattgttcagccctagctGAAAGATTATGTAGAATATACGGATATACATAGAAGATGTGATGGAAGCTctttattaaatacattttgttacAAATGACAAAGTTTGGCTTTAACAATATGGAAGCAGTCAACCGAACAGCTCTTCTGAAGCAGCAACATTTGATTTTGTTAATGTTGTACACACgaatgtgacagaaaaatcattacaaaaaGAACTTGAATTGAATACGGAAGTAAAGATTCATGTGTTTGGGTGTGACCCAGAATTCACAGCTTGCTCCTGAAGGCATTAATAACAACACATATCCATGTGCATTGTTGTCAAGGTCATAGTCATATAAAAGACAAGTCTCCCATCACTTCAATATTTATCTTTAAACACATGAATAACCATGTGGTAGTAGGTGCGCTTTAATGGCAATGATATAGTTTGAAACAAGaatattataatgataaaaacaaactccaaaacGATGGTTTCTTACCATGATTTATGTGGTGCAATAAACAGTTTGATAACTGTATTAAATTATTATCTAAGAGAATAAGACCTGACCTCAGAACTGCTTGTTAGTCACAGCACAGTCTTCTAGCTGGAATGAGACGTTCTCACTTTCCTCGATTGAAGTTTCtactagggttagggttagggtttccTCACGAGAAGAACATGCACTTTAATATTTTCAATCTATTTACAGAAattcaaaatacaaacattgaataaagaagaaaatgtattattgatCATATTTCTGATCATAAACTGATCCAACTCCTCTAGCACAAACcatattttattccattttacaCATTCTTGGTAATCGTTTTATTCCGATGAAATACGATAAAGTAAGTgcggagaaaataaaataaagacaattaccTGATTCTCTTGTCAGTGTCAAAGGTTTCAGTCTTCAAAAAGGACGCACGccttcaaaaagaaaacatccttCAAAGTCCTGACTGAGGTTTGCGATTAATTGATGAATTCATTAATTCTTAATTCTTCTGCCGACGATGCCCCAACACCCCATATCCATATCCACCGCAGTCCAGTTATTAATTAGACCAAAAGAGGAGGCGAGTTGTGTCTGCACCTGCCTGACAAAGCTGAAGATGGAAGGAAGACGAgggaagtgagagagagagagaaaaaaagagcccAACACATCCGCTCGTTTTAGTGTGAAGGTgtgaatcactcactcactcactcgtttTGTTCGCCTCCCCCACAGCAGATGCGCTTTAACATACGACTGTAATGTTCTGTGTGCGCATTGTGCCATTTTGTTTGCAACTTTacgcagccgcagcagcagagCGCGCAGACACAAGCCCATGACGACGATAATAGACATGAGTTAAGTTCACAGAGAAGGGAGACACTTTACAAATCACCATGTTCAGCAGTCCTCGTGTTATCCACACTGACTGAGCACACATGGATGCTTAGTATAGGAGTTACCTATGATTATTTACGGATGATAAGTCAATCACAATCATTGAATAGTCATATATTACATCATGGGGCCcattgcacagcagccattttgatagTGTGGTAGCAAACCTATCTACATGAGAGGTCAAAGttcagagaacaaaaacaaggagCCAAACTTGGCTCCGGCGAGCTGGACACACTGGAGACAGGAAAACATGTTCTTAGTGTTCAAGTAGTCTTGGGGAAATGATCCCCCTGAACTTATAGGAAGATCATGCTGACCCTGTGAAAGTGATAGAGTGGCTTTAGATGTTAATCAACGGAATGGGAAAAACATTTGGATTCCTGGTCATGTTTCCAGGAATAGGGAGGAATtccaagtgacacacacacatcctctcacacatacacacacatgggtGCACTATCATTgagctacagtatgtgtgtggaaGTTCAGGAGAGGCTATTTGACTGTTGCTGCATTGCTGTGTAACATGTAAATTGTGCACATCTGTCTGCATTGTCTATCATTTATTCCACAATAGGTGTTACTGAAAATAAGGAAGATAAacagccatcattcatttgatcaCTTACACTCGTCCCTCTCCCACTGGGACCTGTCAAACGGCACACAGAGGTATTCATTGGTGCCAGAGTGAAGGTCATGGGTTCACATACAAGTCCCTCACTCGGCAAACCCTGTGGTGATCATGTCATCAACCTTCTAGACTTGTGTTTAGACAATCACTCaatttaaacactttttaagaaacGGGAAACAGGattaaggataaaaaaaaaaaaaatgtctcaggCATCTCATCTTGAAACACAACTTCACGCGTTCACACGTGAGTGAAAAAAGCCCACAAGCTAATTTATATTGTCAAAAACTACAGATTGGTCCCAAATAATTATGTACACCTACACAATGTAAACAGTAAACTTGTTTTATTCAACAACATAGTTTTCTCTGTAAAACCATTtgaacaaatgaataataacaatgataaaaaaaatacaatcttCTCTTTACAAGTCATATACAACCAATAAAATCTGCCAACACTGCTGTTGTACCACtgataaaagcatcacaggGAGGAAGACAAAGGTGAGTTTAAGCACCCAGTATAGGTTGGGAATAAAATTCAACAGTTTGATAATTACCTGAgtttatataaaatgtacagtataagcAGTTTATCTTGGCCTTTGGCACTGGGCTAAAATATGACAATTGCATGAGTGactaatgttaattaattaaaccTATTTATTGGCCATTGATCATGTGaaattttttttgcagtgttgcAATGACGGAAAAATCCCTAAAGCAATGCTAAAAGTGTTTCAAAAAAGATCATACTGTTTAGAACTCTCAAGAACAACGTCCAAGCAAAGACTATGCAATTATGATTCATACACGTTTTCATAAAACACTTTCATTATGTCtcaaacaggaaacactttATACAACATGGACCAATCTAAATGCAGGGatcttttaaatgtaattacacCACAGTataagtcattttaaatataaaatatactgtacatacattctagcagacacataaaaaaatacCCTGGCTGTGTTTCACAACAATGCACCTCTGTTTCatgaacacaaatgaaaaactatgttcaattaaaaacaatttcacaatattcacaattaagattATATTTCTGGCATTTATGTGGATGTCTAAGAAGAGAGATGAGTATAAAAAAGTATCATACCTATATACCTAAGAAACAAGTGTAACACACCGTTTACTGTATATCATAATTACTGTAAATGTGGATGAGTTTAAGAGACAGAGTGTTGTTCGTCATAGCAGCTTTAGTTTGGATCCAGTAAACCAGACTCTTTTCACTTCAAAGAGACCAACACGAGGCCTGGCTTCGGCTCAGTGAACCTGGGAGATAAGCAGATagcaggagagaaagagggagacgaTGAACACatcacgtgtgtgtatatacacactgtatatatgtgtcttGAGTGTGTGTACCTGTAGTGTTTGTTAGTGAGGTAGTCTATAACGGCGGGGCGGATGCGGGCCACGCCCCCCTGGCTGTGGTTCCCTCTTCCTGTGATGACAGAGAGCTGAGGTCGACACAGACCCTGCTCACAATCTACACAGAAAGAAGCCATAGAAGaacaaaacacataaaacacagaatagGGTTAACACGGGTGTGTATGCACACGCCTTTAAATGGTGCAAAAACAGACTTAGAAGACAATTGTTGGCTGTTGTGAGTGTCCACAATCATTCAGATACACATCACCCACCCTGACAGGAGTCTGGACTCATGCCAGGGATACTTTTATTAGTTGTAAACATCATGCTCAGTTTACTCATCATAAAGAGTGATGCACAGAGGTGTGTagtggagaaagagagatttGGTTAACTGGAGAATACAATTATATAAATCGATGTTGGACATAAAATACATAGTGATAGTTTCATCTACTGTAGCTGTTAAAGTGATTGATTTTGTTATTCAGACAGAAAGGTCGTAGTGATCTTTCTATGTCCAATCAAGTGAGATAAGATCAAGTAAGCAAAGTTAGTTGACATTAAAGTATTCATACAGTACCTTCTGAGACATGAGATTGACATCTTAAATGTTCAATTCTGCCATCCAATAAACAGTGCAAGCAAGGAAGCCACTATACACTACATTGTTAAATACCTGTAACTTTCTCCTCCAAGACCCGATCCAGGTGCTGCAGGGCCTCATCTACATGAAGCCCATGGAGGTCCAGAATGTTCTGGGGCAGCAGTGACGAGTTAACCCTCTCAAAGATCTGAACCGCTGCACGGTGATTGGCATCACGCATCTGCTGACCATGTAAGTGTCCCTGAGAAAAAGTTGATCAAAATGAATTCTTCAGCAGAGCATTTTTAACCATGAACAACAGGATGGAAgtacaaaacaaagaaagaggaCAATTatactcaacaaaaaaaataaacacaacagttctttttttctcccattttcCATTAATTGAAGTAAAAGACTTTCTAAATGCAAACAAAAGGCTTATTTCTGTTCACTAATCTGTTAAAATCTGTATATGGAATTACTTGACATCAACATGCAAAACACTGACAAGTTTTGAGATGGTCAGAGATCATGCACCCAGACAGCTGATCAAACAGTTTTTACTTCAATTCATTGAAAATGGGAGCAAATTCAATTTGGAAAAAATGTGATGTGGGTGAAAATAGAGCTGTAAGATAGAATCCAAATTGAAAGTGTGTTCCTCAGTGTAGCTTGCCTGCTGTGCGTAAAATGAAGCCACTTCTTTGTGTCCTTGTTTGTAGGCCTCAGCAGCCTTGGCAAAGTTCTCGAGCTGCCTCTTCCTCTGTAGGCTGGCCTCAGCCCTGAAGTCATCATATTCTGGGTCCTCTACATCCTGATAGTTAGGAGGGGGTCGCTCTGGAGGTTTTTGCCTCTGACAAATTAAAGGGACAGAGTCAAACTGATTCAAATCAAATATACATTCTCTTAAGGTATTTTCCATTATCAGGTAGAGACCTTACACTATttgagagaggagcagagacacacaacagaTAGCACAATGTGCAACCAACTACCTTAAGAGGAAGAAATCTTGTGGAAGAACCAATCTCAGGTATTTATCAAGATGGTTGCAATATTGTTTATAGTAGTTTTATATTATGGTCTCCTGCTAGTGTTGTTTGTAAAGATAGTGATTCTTCCTTTTTTACTGCACATATTTGAAGTGGACAGTATTTGTGAGACTACCTTTTCCCTCTCCTTGCTTGCTGCTCTGTGGTGATCAGACCGAGGAGCCTCTGGGGCGACGACTGTCTTGACAGGTTGTTCATCCAATAGAGAGCGAAGGAACAGCTCAGTCTGGGTCAGGTTGGAACTACACAAGTAGgagcacacacagaaatgagtcTCTTGCATATCTTTTTTGAACTAAAACTACACTGAAATCTAAATCAGAATGTCAGTTGACATGGATAAACAACTCACTTGTGGTCTCTAAAGATGTCCTGAAGGAAATGTCTGTCAATGTTGGGAAAGAGGGAGAACAGTTTGTTCTCTTTCAACTTGGCAGATCCATCTCGCAGATTGAGGTCTGCGCTGCTTTgtctgctctgaaagggaaaccGTTGGTGAGTAGTGAAgttgacagacaaacaaagaaaaacaaacaagagaagTATTATTCAACCACTGCAGGTACAGTAGATGTCTTTAATGTATTACCCTCTCCACATTCTTCTGTAAAGCCTGCTCCTCTTTTATAATATCTCTTAGAGACACACGCTGAGGGGAAGCATTCCAGTGGTCCATGAATGGCAACTGACTGCATTGTTCTCGTGAACCTCGCTTGGCCACCTGTGATTCACCCCTGTGTTCTGGACCTTCACATTTAAAGTTGAACATTTCATTGTAGTGAAACAAAACCATTATGTCTCTATTCTCTCATTTATTGTACGTATTTGATTAACAATACAGGCAAACATATCCCCATAGTAATTTTGCAAGAGATTTAATGTAACTAACGTAACTATCTTGCAGAAGGCAGACATGGATAAAAGACAGCAACTCAGCAGGTTTGTGCTTTAAATTGGTTCTTGTGAATGCAAGTACTACATATTAGTTACGTAACACAGCATTGAtcatatatactatactatataaatGCTCTGTGGATCTTAATTTTGTTTCAAGTGTGTGAACTTACTTTCCTGAAGCAAGTGGAACGGAAGTGATGCTTGTGTATGCCTTTCCTGTAAAACACCATTTAAAGTCAGATGAAGCAACAGAGTCCATCCCGTTACAAGATGTATGAAGAAATCCAAATATCAGAATGGATTAACATTTTGATTAATTATTGATGGTACTGTATCACCGTCAGACATTTAAGAACTTACCTGAATTGTTTCCTTCCACTTCTCGTGGAGCAGTTTAGCCAGGTTCAGGTCCATCTGCACTGCATAGTCGTCAGTGGAGCATGAAGCTGAATTTCATGAACCAGAGAAAACGGATACACCAGGATAACAGAGAGAAAGATAAAGAATTATTACTGTTACTGGTTCAGCAATTGATTAATGAACAGCAGAGGCCTGACTTTGCTTTGTCAGATGACCAGAGAGCGTACCTTTAGAGTCATCTGGTAAAATCACATTCATATCAAACAGTGACTTGCCAAATGAGAGAAGCTCATGTACAGGCTTAAAAAACATAAGCAAATCATTTTGTGGCATCTAGTGTTGAAGCTGCAGATTGCAACCAACTAAAAGAAGTATTAAGAACTGTACTGAGGCAGAAAATGTGACCCTTCATGTTAATATGAAAGACTCAttctaaaataatgaaaacatgattcTGTTTCAGCCAAATGTTCAATAATGAAAACGTACTTATCAATATAGTATTCAGTTTCAGTCTTTTAATCCAGTACAATGGTTATTTAAGAGCTGCATTGTATTTATCcattaaatgtacatttctttTTGAGTGAGTTACCTGGGTCTACTCCCACAGGACCAAAAAGTTCAGTTAGCTGTATTGCCAGCTCCGTGGGAAGTTTCAGCTCCACACTTTGAACCTCAGCCAGGCTGGCAATCTCATCCCTGAAATATTCACTGTTCATATCATCATCTTCGCTCCAGCCACAAGCTCCGCCTTCTGAGTCAGGTGCGGATATCACTTTGTGTTCACTGTCATCCCTTTCTCTTGTGTCTTTCTGCAGATCCGTTTCAGAGCAGGATGTTGTATCAGGATCGTCTCTGTTTCTACCTGGAGCAGCTTCATCTTCATAAGTTGGTAAGTCCACATGATTAAAACTCTCGTTTGACTCACTAAGTGCTGCAGAAGGTGACAGCTCAGTTTCCTCTTCCAATCCAGCTGGCCTTCCTTCTGCCAAGTATTTAGAGTGGCACTCATTTGACACATTAGGATATGTGCTGGTTTCTACATCTCCTAAAACTCCACATAGATCAGGTGTGCCCTGGTCATCTTCATTTTGAgcaccatcatcatcctcctgctgctccctctcctcctcaccaTCCTCATCTTTAAAGAACCGCTCCCCAGAGTCCAGCAGCAGGTTGGTGGTCCATTCTAGGTCCTGATGGCATTTGTCATACAGATCTTCTAATGTATCAAAACTAACTAGTTTAAAGTGACGGCTGAGAATGCAT from Solea solea chromosome 10, fSolSol10.1, whole genome shotgun sequence includes the following:
- the rhoh gene encoding rho-related GTP-binding protein RhoH, coding for MANMNGIEEMAVKCVLVGDSAVGKTALLVRFTSETFPDSYKPTVFDNTGVEVYMDGVQISLGLWDTAGNDNFRQIRPRSYQQADIVLICYSVANPNSLASAQHKWIAEVRENLPKVPVLVVATQTDLREVGAYRGSCISAAEGRRVAQELHAKGYLECSSLSNRGVQQVFEYAVRMAVNHVRKQARRRMFSINQCKVF